In the genome of Dioscorea cayenensis subsp. rotundata cultivar TDr96_F1 chromosome 1, TDr96_F1_v2_PseudoChromosome.rev07_lg8_w22 25.fasta, whole genome shotgun sequence, one region contains:
- the LOC120258084 gene encoding ribosomal RNA-processing protein 8-like, whose translation LQTPLDSSSVDVAVFCLSLMGTNFSSYLQEANKVLKPCGWLLIAEVRSRFDSNNGGADPDKFCEAVCKLGYTSVSKDLKNKMFLLFYVKKKEKAAPLNMAL comes from the exons TTGCAGACACCCTTGGATTCATCATCTGTTGATGTTGCTGTCTTTTGTCTATCACTAATGGGAACTAATTTCTCAAGCTACCTGCAGGAAGCAAACAAAGTTCTCAAGCCATG TGGCTGGCTATTAATAGCGGAAGTTCGAAGTAGGTTTGATTCAAACAATGGCGGAGCGGACCCTGATAAATTTTGTGAAGCTGTCTGCAAGCTTGGATACACTTCAGTTTCTAAG GATTTGAAGAATAAAATGTTTCTTCTTTTCTACGTCAAGAAAAAg gaGAAGGCTGCTCCACTAAATATGGCTCTTTAG